Within the Nitrosococcus wardiae genome, the region AATGAGTCGTTGTAAGGGACCGCTTAGCTTGCCGGCTTGTAAGGCTTGTTGGGCAAGACTCGTGGTTCGTTGTTGCCAGAGGCGGTTGAGGTGTTCCCGCTCCGCTTCGGTTAAGGGCGGAGGTGATGTTGAAGGGAAGGTTTGGGTGGAGGGAAACAAAAGGTCGCCCTCAGAAGGTTTATCTTGCTGCTGTGAGCCATGGATGCTCCAACCTTTACTGGCAGTATTGAGATCAACAGGGGTGTCGGACAGGGGGGGTTCGTTTTCATAGGCATGGTAATCGACAGTTTGCAATTTTGCTCCGGAGGGAATCAAGGGATAAATTTCTTCGGCGCTTAGGCCACGGTAGTCTTGATTAAGTAACACCCCAGGCGGGGGTTGGAGTCCCTCTCGAACCAGTAATTGATTGACTGCATAATCACAGGCCGCATTCCAACGGCCTAGGTTCCGGCGGCCCCGGCGGGCAAAGTGACATAACGCGCAGTGGAGGGCCTCGTGGGCCAAAATGAACTGGAGCTGCTCAAAGGAAAGCCATTCTACATAAGCAGGGTTGTAGTAGATAGCCCGGGCATCAGTGGCGGTGCTGCCACACCATTCGGGGCTTGCTTCCTGTAAGGGGAGGTGCAGAATCAAAGCTCCCAGGAAAGGCCGTTCCACCACCAGGCGCGTCCGGGCGGCGCTAAGCTTAGTGCGGAGTTTGGTCCCTTGGGAACTCCAGCTATCGTTCATAGAGCATCAGGTCAGAGACCTGCCGCGCCCATTTAGTAAATCCAGGATGAGCCAGGAGGGGGCGACCAATGGTCCGGAACATTTCAGTGACCAGCATCACCCCCATCTCCCGTTCCGGTAGCCGGGTAGCATAATCCAGAATATGTCCATAGATACGGTGTGCCTCATGGGTCTCCATCGCATCCACCGCCCGCCGCACCAGGGTTGCGGCAACCCCATATTGGAGATCCAGCTCCTCCGGGATGGCAACTTCCTCCCCCCGTAATATGGCCTCTACATCGGGCATTCGCGCCATATTATCAATAAAAGTCTTGAATTCCAGGCCGGCCTTAGGACCCACACAGGCTTGCAGGGCCTCCAGCAATAATTCTGGAGCATCAGCAAATTTTTGTAAGGCCCGATGAGCATATTCCCAGGAGCGAGGAGTTGGGAAGGCGAGGGGGGTTTGATTAGGTTCGATCTCGAACAGGAATTCAGGCCGGTACAGCAAAAAACCAATCAAGCGCTGGTCGATACCCTGATGACTGGCCCAGGTGACCCAATCTCCCACATGGGGTTCGATTTCATAGTGAGTAAAGCGATTAGCAAGGGGGGCAGGTAAAGTATAAGTAATGCCTCGATCCCCATGGCGATTGCCCGCCGCCACGATGGCCCAGCCCTCTGGTACGGTATATTCCCCCAAATGACGATCGAGAATAAGTTGGTAGGCCGCGGCGGAGACTGTAGGGGGCGCCGAGGTTAATTCATCCAGGAACAGAATCCCTTCAGGTCCATGGCGTTTTTGGTTGGGTAGCATGGCGGGGATTGCCCATTCCACCCACCCATCGACCCGGAAGGGGATACCCCGCAGGTCTGTTGGTTCTAGCTGTGATAAGCGTAGATCAATAAGCGGAACGCCAAAGCTCTCCGCGACCTGGGAAAGGATCTGGGATTTACCTACCCCCGGTGGTCCCCAGAGCATAACGGGGGTATGTTGGCCGTGGCGGACCGCAGCGAATTCTCGCTTGAGGATAGCAGTAATATGTGAAGGACGCATAAAGTTTTTCTGCGAATTGAATCCTAAGGCTAGTCTTAACTGCTACTCAAGCGATGGAACTGCAAGAACTCGCGCCGGGTTTTGGGTCCATTGGTCAAAAAACTAGGCTCGGGGTTTTGGAGGTAGTCTTGCTTGATCTGGGCTACCCGGTCTTGGGTGTTGCGCTTTTTGATTTCATGGGGCGCTAGGCCGTAAGGTTTGGCTGCATTTAATCCAAAAACCTTGGCTCGCAATGCCGGGGTGATTTCTGGATAGCCATAACTGTCGCGGAACTGGGGTGAAATTTGAAAGGCGCGAAAGGCTTGGATCTGGTCTTGAGGGCTCCCATACCAGATGGAGTCAGTGCCCCAGAGGACATTATTTTCACCCACATATTTGAAAAGTTTGCCCAGCAAATGGGCCGCCTGATTGGGATCTTGCATGACCATTCGCCAGGTGGTGCCCAGTTCGGCATAGACATTGCTGTTAGGGGGGATATCGTTCTCTTGCAGGGACTGGATGAGGGTATCTACCCCGCCATCCACATTGGCCGGATCGTAAGGTCCCTCAGTATGCCGGGGTTCGAATCCCGAATGATACACAATAAAGTTAACATCTGGGTAGTGGCGGGCGACTACGCCAATATCGCGGCAGGTGGAATAGGCATAAGGCAAATTGAACAGGGGAATCCCTTTGTGGACGCAGATTAACTTGACTCCCAATTCCCGTGCTCGCTCGATAAAGGGAATCCCATATTGTTCATCGTCCAGCCAGTAACCCTTACCTTCAGGCCCCCATTGGGTATAGGTTTTCCAGGCAGCAACCTGATGCTTTTCTTTTTGTTGGGCCATTTCTTCAATGGCTCCTGGCAGGTTAGGGTGAACCAGGCCATGAATGAGCAGGCGATAGTTTCCCTCCATCGCTTCCACGAGCGCTCGAGTGGCTGCGGCTTCCTCGGTGGATAGGGGGTTATCTTCGGGGGCCGCGGGAACCGCCGAGAGAACGGCCATATCGGTGTCGCTATCTAGAAATACCTCGCGGATGAAGTGCTCTGCTGAAAAACATTCAATGGCCCCATCACCGCAGCGGGATTGGGGAAAGAATCGCAGGATATAAGTCCAGCGGTTGGTGAGACGACGCCAGGCCCCCTGGGGATTTACATGATGGCCTTGGATATCGAAGATAAATTCATGATTGTCGCCGATGCTGGCTTGCGCTGCCCCCGGCTCAAAAATAGCCTCGGCAGGAATCTCAAACCATCCTCCATTTTTCCCGAAATACGCATAGGCTTCGTTCATTGCCAATAGGGTAGCTGCGGCACCACCCAGGGATTTAAGAAAACTTCGGCGGGAGAGCCCGGCTTTTTGGCTGCAGAGGGTGGCTCGTTGGTGGGCTAGTTCCCTTGCGGCTCGGGCTGGAGCGCCCAGGGGATAAGGCATAAATTCACCGTTTGAGGTGCTGTCGAGCTTGATAGGTAACCGTAAACCTTCCGGATCGAAGTTTTCTTTCATAGGCATAGGCTACTCCTCGCTGAGATGGGGGGAAGCGCCAAAAGTTCTATCTTAAAAAGATAGCTGAGGGCTGCACATCACGCCTAAACATATAGCTCAGGACTTACTCATACCAATTTCATGTAATTTTGCATTGTATAAGTTCAGTTTAAACAATTGCTTGAAGCCTTAATAGATTGCACTCTTTGATTAAATTGGTATCAGTTTGTCATACCTGCTTCCGGGAGTATGACGACTTCGGGTCTTTTGCGTAAGTCCTGTAGATTAGGAAGTTGCCCCCATGAGTGATTTAACCCTCTCTCCGGGAGGCTGAAAGCAATTTCCCTTTTATTTCCACTGAGGCCACGGGTAGAGATTTTTCCTCGCGCCGTGCTAGCCGGGGAATGACCACTCGCGTGCCTGCAACTACGGCACTGAAATCTAAATCCGGGTTATATTGGCGCAATAGCCAAAGGGGAACCTGATACTTTTGCTGAGCCAGCAGCCAAAGGGATTCCCCTTGCTGTACTACATGTTCCTCAGTGCCTATGATACGGTATTGTTCGAAGAAAGTCTCTTGCAAACGGCGATGGTAGGCTTGGCGTCGGGCCTCGAAAACCGCAGTTGTAATACGGGAAAAGTCAAGCCTGAGCCGCTGTCCCACGATCACCGGTCGGCCAACAGGTAAGCTATTGATATTTCGCAATTGCTTGGTGTTCAATTCTAGCCAGTGAGCGTAGTGGCCGAGGGTTTCGGTCGCTTGGACCTCAATGGTGCCTTCTTTGGTCACAGCGTAGTTGCTGGGATCAGCAGATAAGGCCGGGCCGCACTCTGGGGGCAGTAGGGGTTCGCAGCCACCTTCCTCCTGGATAACGATGGCGACTTTTTGGATAGCCCCAACTTTGGTTGGGGTAGTCTCTTCTCTCAATACCACCGACGTTGTTTTTGCCCTGCTCGGGCGTCCTTTCCCCCGCGCAGACACCTGATTTCCCGAAGAAGACACTAACCGTAAATTTTGGCCAGCATAAATTCGGTGTTTATTGGTAATGCCATTGACTTGCAGTAAGGCTTGTTCGGTAATGCCGAAACGGTGGGCGATCCCAGATAGGGTGTCGCCGCGCTGCACCGTGTAGTGCTGAGTTGGTAAGCCGTCAGCGGGTAAAGGCAATTGTAGAACTTGACCAACCCGGATATGGTGGCGGCTGGAAAGCCCATTTAGTTTCACTAGTTGACGGACCTTAATGCGGTAGCGTTGGGCAATATGGGACAGGGTTTGCCCCCGTTGAACCTTATGAAAGCGGTCCGGTACTTGTCTTTCAAATCGTTCCCAGGGCGCTAAAGAGGCGATTGCCTTGACCCGGCGACAGGAGGGAATACAGGGTACGCGCAATTCATAGCCCCGGGGCACGTATTTATGCCCATTCCAAATGGGGGAACGCAGGGCAGGATTGCTTTGTTTGAGTGTAGCTTGCTCAAGTCCCCAAGCCCGCTGCAGGGCATCGACGGGAACAAAGTCCGGAAGTGCTATGACCTCGCTTTTTTCCGGCTTATGGGGCTGAAAGGGGCCGAAATAGTGCTTTGCTTTGGTATCTACGTCCAATGCAGCAAGAAAGGCCACATAAAAATTGCGCGAGGCAAAGCCAAAAGTAGGACTTTTATAGTGTTGCCGGATAGCCACAATATCCGAGGTTCCCACTTGCTCCTTGGCTCGGCGCATCCCTGCGGCGCCGTGATTGTAAGCTGTGATGGCCAAGGGCCAGCTGCCGGTAATTTTATAATTATGCTGGAGCAAGCGAGCAGCAGCTACGGTAGCCTTAAAGGGATCGAGGCGCTCGTCCACCATTTGGTCAATGCGTAAGAAACGCCGTCCGGTGGAGCGGGTAAACTGCCACAGCCCGGCTGCGCCAGCATGGGAAAGGGCGGCTGGATTGAATGAGGATTCCACGTGGGGCAGAACCGCCAATTCCCGCGGCAAATCTAATGAGTGTAAGGTATTAAAAATAAAAGGTTTATAGGCACCAGCGCGGATGAGTCCTGCGCGAAACCGATTGGCCTGTCCCCGCTGGAAACGAATCCTAGCGGCAGCGGCATGGAGGGTTTGATTGCTCACATTTTGGGGCCAAAGTTTGAGTACCCGCTGTTCCTCTTTGGTGAGATTCTGGCGGTTGCCTTCGGCGAGTCGAAGCAAGATCGCTTGGTAATGTTGTCGGCGGTCCTGAATGCGCTTTTTAGCAGTCTTCCAGTTTAAGTTGGCAGGCACTGAGATAGTTTCATAAACTACATTAAGGTGGTGATTATCATGGATAAATCCATGGTTATTATCGATTTCGGTATAGACCCGGGTCCAGAAACGGATATCCTGGGTTAGCGCCGGCGGTCGGGGGAATAAATCCCATGATTTAGCCAACACCGGGCTGGCCAGAGAAAGCAAGGCGCCCATAAAAATCACGGCAGAGGGGTAAGACATGTTTTTCTGCTCCAACATGTATTGTTAGTTCTTATTTCGTCCGCGAGCGCGGCAGGTTTAAGGAGTATTTTAAAGGTAAGAAAAACTAGGTAAAAAGTCGATTGTTTTCTAGGAAGTATTGATTAGTTTCAACTATCATTTGTTAGTAGGGCTGTCCGGGTGATTTTGGTTTTTATTCAATTTCTACTAAATTATAGATTGACGTTTTATATAAATTTGGTTAGCAACACCTGCCACATATAGGGATATGTCGCCAGGCCTGCCCAAGTGGCATGTGAGGCTATCCGGGGCCGAATTTGAACATAAGAACTGAATGATTGCCATCCCATAGCGAAGTGGAGGCCTGAGCATGGTGAGCGCCCAATCAAGCATCGTGATAGTCCGACCTGTCGATGATGTGTTCCAATTCATATCGGTAAATTTTTTCCAGAATTATCCTAAATGGTCCCCTGAAGTCGTAGAGCTAGAGAAGCTGTCTGACGGACCGGTAAAAGTAGGCACCAGGGGAAGGCAAGTCAGAAATGATCAGGGCCGCCGCACGGAGTCGACATTTCGCGTTACCCGATTCGAACCTAATCATTGTTTTTCCTGTGAGGGAACTGCCCAGACCCCTTTTCGGGTGATTTACAATTTTGAAGCTCTTGATCAAGCGACAAAGGTTAAATTTACCTTCGAATTATTAAAGATTGACTTTTTTATGCGACCCTTTGAAAAGCTTATTGAGGCGGCTATCCGAGGAGGAGCGGACAGAGTAGTGCATAATCTCAAAGGGCTACTCGAAGAAGAAGCAACGGAGTCCTCAGGCTCTGCCAAGCGTTCATGAGCAGCCCGAATAAATCTTATGGGTTGTCCCTAGACTTGGGAAGGTCAATATCAATCTCAGAGAGCCACTCTGGGGCGGCGAAGTGTCTGCTCGCTTCGGAAAGAGGAGAAAAGCGATGTCATTTATCGTTGAAAAAGATGAGGGGCTTATACCTCGGGTTTTATCGCAAATCTTGGACTCCTGTGTAAATGGAGTCTCGTTAACTGATCCTGATCAGGAAGATAATCCTCTTGTTTATGTCAATGAAGCCTTTGAGAAAATAACCGGCTATAAAAAAGAGGAAATTCTTGGCAAGAATTGTCGTGTTTTGCAAGGTGACGATAGGAATCAGGAGGAAGTCAAACGTCTCAGAGAAGCTATTCAAAAGCGAGTTCCCATTGAGGTGGACATAAGAAATTACAAAAAAAATGGCGAGCTTTTTTATAACCACCTCGCTATCAATCCGGTATTCGATCAAGATGGCAACCTGCTTTATTTTTTAGGGATACAATATGATGTCACAAAGCAAGTTCTTGCAGAGCAGGAAATAGAAAAACTCCGCCAGGCCTTGGGAGAGAAAACTTAAAAATCATAGGCGCTCACAGGTTAGCAAGCAGATATTTTTAAGTGCTTATATTAAATGAATTTTTTATTGACGGGACGGTTTTTTTTGGGGTAGAAGTTATAAGGATTTAAAAACGAGGAAGTGCTCCTATGGGCGAAAATCGTCAGCGCTCAGAATTGGTGACCCGATCCGGGTTACGGCCCTTTTTTTATGATTCTGTGCAAGATGCGATTGAAAATCAGCACGTGGAAGCAGATGAAGCAACGATTCTTTATCTGGTTAATCTCCTCACTGATTTTTCTCGTTCGGAAAAAATTTTTGGCTATACCCAGGAAGGGCCTGTCCTGCAGCCCTTGGCTGAACTGTATGGCTTTGCTGTTGAAGCCACCTCCCAGAGTGAACGTAAGCTTATACTACAACGTTTAGGCGATGTGGCTTTATTCATTTCTGGACTTTTTTCCGGCTACTTTCATCGCCGGTTAGTGAATGTAGACTACTACATCGCCATGGGGGGGAGCGCCTACGCTTATCTGTATGACCTCAAGAGCCAAAGTCCAAGAGAGCAGGCCCTAGCGACGATTTTTCGACAGTTATCCCGACAATTTGTGCAGTTTGTTGATGTGCTGGCGGAAGTTGGTGAAAATGCCTTCGGTTCAAACAAGCAGGATATCTTCGAACTCTATGAATTATGGGTAAAGACAGGCAGCCCCCGCCTTGAACGTAAGCTAAGAGACTTTGGTATTAGCCCACAACATTTTGGACCGGTCCATTAGAAACCATTGTGGATTTGAATGCTCTTCAAGCCCAGCTTGAACATATTTACGATGTTCGTACCTACCATCGGGTAGAAGATTTCCTAGTCACAGACCCGACTTTAGTGGATCAATTTACGGAGGATTCTAGGAGTGGGCAATCCCCATCGATGGAATCGCTCTTGATTCGCCAGGGCGAGGATAATCTTGATCTCGCTTTGTATCTTAATCAGGAACTGCTTGACCAGCTGGGGCGTGATAATCCCACAGAATTACTCCATGATGGCAATTTGGCAGAATTTTGGTTTGCCCTTGAAGGGGTGAGCCATTTCCTTTATCTTGCCTGGAATGCGGGTTTTGAGCGCACGGTGACACAATTAGAACTCGAACTTCAAGCTGAAATTGATAAGTGCGTG harbors:
- a CDS encoding DUF2201 family putative metallopeptidase — protein: MNDSWSSQGTKLRTKLSAARTRLVVERPFLGALILHLPLQEASPEWCGSTATDARAIYYNPAYVEWLSFEQLQFILAHEALHCALCHFARRGRRNLGRWNAACDYAVNQLLVREGLQPPPGVLLNQDYRGLSAEEIYPLIPSGAKLQTVDYHAYENEPPLSDTPVDLNTASKGWSIHGSQQQDKPSEGDLLFPSTQTFPSTSPPPLTEAEREHLNRLWQQRTTSLAQQALQAGKLSGPLQRLIGSLGQPQLPWRQLLAQYLSTAARNDYSFTRPSRREGSAILPRLASQQIELVIVLDTSGSIHDEQLQSFLTEVSALKGQLRARVFLHACDADLCERGPWIYEPWEVLTLPESLPGGGDTNFRPPFDWVEQAGIYPDALLYFTDARGPFPEVEPPYPVIWLVKGKAQVPWGRRIQLN
- a CDS encoding AAA family ATPase → MRPSHITAILKREFAAVRHGQHTPVMLWGPPGVGKSQILSQVAESFGVPLIDLRLSQLEPTDLRGIPFRVDGWVEWAIPAMLPNQKRHGPEGILFLDELTSAPPTVSAAAYQLILDRHLGEYTVPEGWAIVAAGNRHGDRGITYTLPAPLANRFTHYEIEPHVGDWVTWASHQGIDQRLIGFLLYRPEFLFEIEPNQTPLAFPTPRSWEYAHRALQKFADAPELLLEALQACVGPKAGLEFKTFIDNMARMPDVEAILRGEEVAIPEELDLQYGVAATLVRRAVDAMETHEAHRIYGHILDYATRLPEREMGVMLVTEMFRTIGRPLLAHPGFTKWARQVSDLMLYER
- a CDS encoding amidohydrolase family protein, with amino-acid sequence MPMKENFDPEGLRLPIKLDSTSNGEFMPYPLGAPARAARELAHQRATLCSQKAGLSRRSFLKSLGGAAATLLAMNEAYAYFGKNGGWFEIPAEAIFEPGAAQASIGDNHEFIFDIQGHHVNPQGAWRRLTNRWTYILRFFPQSRCGDGAIECFSAEHFIREVFLDSDTDMAVLSAVPAAPEDNPLSTEEAAATRALVEAMEGNYRLLIHGLVHPNLPGAIEEMAQQKEKHQVAAWKTYTQWGPEGKGYWLDDEQYGIPFIERARELGVKLICVHKGIPLFNLPYAYSTCRDIGVVARHYPDVNFIVYHSGFEPRHTEGPYDPANVDGGVDTLIQSLQENDIPPNSNVYAELGTTWRMVMQDPNQAAHLLGKLFKYVGENNVLWGTDSIWYGSPQDQIQAFRAFQISPQFRDSYGYPEITPALRAKVFGLNAAKPYGLAPHEIKKRNTQDRVAQIKQDYLQNPEPSFLTNGPKTRREFLQFHRLSSS
- a CDS encoding LysM peptidoglycan-binding domain-containing protein, producing the protein MSYPSAVIFMGALLSLASPVLAKSWDLFPRPPALTQDIRFWTRVYTEIDNNHGFIHDNHHLNVVYETISVPANLNWKTAKKRIQDRRQHYQAILLRLAEGNRQNLTKEEQRVLKLWPQNVSNQTLHAAAARIRFQRGQANRFRAGLIRAGAYKPFIFNTLHSLDLPRELAVLPHVESSFNPAALSHAGAAGLWQFTRSTGRRFLRIDQMVDERLDPFKATVAAARLLQHNYKITGSWPLAITAYNHGAAGMRRAKEQVGTSDIVAIRQHYKSPTFGFASRNFYVAFLAALDVDTKAKHYFGPFQPHKPEKSEVIALPDFVPVDALQRAWGLEQATLKQSNPALRSPIWNGHKYVPRGYELRVPCIPSCRRVKAIASLAPWERFERQVPDRFHKVQRGQTLSHIAQRYRIKVRQLVKLNGLSSRHHIRVGQVLQLPLPADGLPTQHYTVQRGDTLSGIAHRFGITEQALLQVNGITNKHRIYAGQNLRLVSSSGNQVSARGKGRPSRAKTTSVVLREETTPTKVGAIQKVAIVIQEEGGCEPLLPPECGPALSADPSNYAVTKEGTIEVQATETLGHYAHWLELNTKQLRNINSLPVGRPVIVGQRLRLDFSRITTAVFEARRQAYHRRLQETFFEQYRIIGTEEHVVQQGESLWLLAQQKYQVPLWLLRQYNPDLDFSAVVAGTRVVIPRLARREEKSLPVASVEIKGKLLSASRREG
- a CDS encoding SRPBCC family protein, with the protein product MVSAQSSIVIVRPVDDVFQFISVNFFQNYPKWSPEVVELEKLSDGPVKVGTRGRQVRNDQGRRTESTFRVTRFEPNHCFSCEGTAQTPFRVIYNFEALDQATKVKFTFELLKIDFFMRPFEKLIEAAIRGGADRVVHNLKGLLEEEATESSGSAKRS
- a CDS encoding PAS domain-containing protein, with amino-acid sequence MSFIVEKDEGLIPRVLSQILDSCVNGVSLTDPDQEDNPLVYVNEAFEKITGYKKEEILGKNCRVLQGDDRNQEEVKRLREAIQKRVPIEVDIRNYKKNGELFYNHLAINPVFDQDGNLLYFLGIQYDVTKQVLAEQEIEKLRQALGEKT